The following are encoded in a window of Dysidea avara chromosome 4, odDysAvar1.4, whole genome shotgun sequence genomic DNA:
- the LOC136253377 gene encoding TNF receptor-associated factor 4-like codes for MLSSLPRVSVTCKAERSHPRQSRYADTDFGIGFLMKKCFVVVNDENLSCERVQHQLGDFRILRYNHPCVQGIHPHQSKYSLKGAIMATFSNTGGFEYQFVSSPPNRVMCKICYFPSRDPELTMCCGHVFCESCLDSMKKAKSIVNNICPVCRSEDFVTFPNKQIDREVKSLQVYCTNKGRGCEWQGEINYIDNHLTKDGGCEYEDVLCTSGCGGAIQRRDLPKHVEIECPHRKVDCQYCQLRGELQFIEGQHKEECVEYPLACPNKCGEAECISRKAMNEHRSICPLEVINCEYQTMGCEVRMTRQTQMEHNKEKMEYHLYLTKCKLDETNRELSESNSRLDEVNSKFQVTNTESNARLDVAMKELSRTKEELSNVKSDFAGRILALEVLLHQKKSSSTLSASASAPVHNWSKHLHSSAKLSSSLHSEQTAPVTFKITGVSKKMKTLKDWQSNHFFTHHKGYSIHLTVYVAGNGECEGTHCSVFICLARGKYDDYLIWPFVVMLKVMFLNQISDREHWSGSIDFGEATHINRVTHRLIDKDIAESGWGVHDFISHGDLTKVTHTCQFIKDDCIFVRVCL; via the exons ATGTTATCGAGTCTTCCGCGAGTTTCTGTGACCTGTAAGGCTGAAAGAAGTCATCCTAGGCAAAGTAGATACGCTGATACTGATTTTGGCATCGGTTTTCTGATGAAAAAATGTTTTGTGGTGGTCAACGACGAAAATTTGTCTTGTGAAAGGGTACAGCACCAACTAGGAGACTTCAGAATTCTGCGTTACAACCATCCTTGCGTTCAAGGCATCCATCCACATCAatccaagtatagtttgaaa GGAGCAATTATGGCAACATTTTCTAATACTGGCGGTTTTGAGTACCAGTTTGTCAGCTCACCCCCTAACAGAGTCATGTGCAAGATATGTTACTTTCCTAGTAGAGACCCTGAACTCACAATGTGTTGTGGACATGTTTTCTGTGAGTCTTGTCTTGATAGTATGAAGAAAGCTAAGAGCATTGTCAATAACATCTGTCCAGTGTGTCGTAGTGAAGACTTTGTTACATTTCCCAACAAACAAATAGACAGAGAAGTTAAGAGTCTCCAAGTGTACTGTACAAACAAAGGAAGAGGTTGTGAGTGGCAAGGTGAAATTAACTACATTGATAACCATCTTACAAAAGATGGAGGTTGTGAGTATGAAGATGTGCTATGTACTAGTGGgtgtggtggggcaatacaacGACGAGATTTACCCAAACATGTTGAGATTGAGTGTCCACATCGTAAGGTGGACTGCCAGTATTGTCAACTTAGAGGAGAACTTCAGTTTATAGAAGGGCAACATAAGGAAGAGTGTGTTGAATATCCACTGGCTTGTCCTAACAAGTGTGGAGAGGCTGAATGTATTTCACGTAAAGCCATGAATGAGCACAGGAGTATATGTCCACTAGAAGTAATCAATTGTGAATATCAGACTATGGGATGTGAGGTGAGGATGACACGTCAAACACAAATGGAACATAACAAAGAGAAAATGGAGTATCACTTATATTTAACCAAGTGTAAGCTGGATGAAACCAATCGTGAGTTAAGCGAAAGCAATTCCAGACTAGATGAAGTCAATTCTAAATTTCAGGTAACCAATACCGAGTCCAATGCAAGACTGGATGTAGCAATGAAAGAATTGTCAAGGACTAAAGAGGAATTGTCAAATGTTAAGAGCGACTTTGCTGGTAGAATCCTTGCACTCGAAGTActactacatcaaaagaaaagcaGCAGTACTCTTTCTGCATCTGCATCTGCACCTGTTCACAACTGGTCCAAACATCTACACTCATCTGCTAAATTATCATCCTCATTGCATAGCGAACAAACAGCTCCGGTGACTTTTAAGATAACGGGTGTTTCAAAGAAGATGAAAACCTTAAAAGACTGGCAAAGTAACCACTTTTTTACTCACCACAAGGGGTACAGTATCCATTTGACAGTCTATGTTGCCGGTAATGGTGAATGTGAAGGCACCCATTGTTCAGTGTTTATATGTCTTGCAAGGGGCAAATATGATGATTATCTGATCTGGCCATTTGTAGTTATGCTGAAAGTAATGTTCTTAAATCAAATCAGTGATAGAGAACATTGGTCAGGAAGTATTGACTTTGGTGAAGCCACTCATATTAATAGAGTTACTCATAGACTGATTGATAAAGATATAGCTGAATCTGGTTGGGGTGTACACGACTTTATATCTCATGGAGATCTCACCAAAGTTACTCACACCTGCCAGTTTATTAAGGATGATTGCATTTTTGTTAGAGTTTGTTTGTAA